In Bradyrhizobium sp. CCBAU 051011, the following are encoded in one genomic region:
- a CDS encoding ribonucleoside-diphosphate reductase subunit alpha, which translates to MSQSYNFDQHGHLIEPSMPPRPAHAKPTAPELYLVPPPSPAPLPWPLAPSPKPSDLTLDRSRDDLLASFGKLTLTDRYLLAGESLQDMFARVSCAFADDVAHAQRLYDAMSRLWFMPATPVLSNGGTTRGLPISCFVNSVPDSLEGIVGTWNENVLLASNGGGIGTYWGNVRSIGEKVKGGVTSGIIPFIHVMDGLTLAISQGSLRRGSAAVYLDIHHPEIEEFLEIRKASGDFNRKSLNLHHGINVTDEFMDAVGAGTAFALRSPKTNEVVREIDARQLWQRILENRLQTGEPYLLFIDTVNRSLPKHQRELGLKVSTSNLCSEITLPTGIDHRDEERTAVCCLSSLNLEAWDQWNEEPGFIEDVMRFLDNVLTHFIRVAPDGMKRARYAALRERSVGLGVMGFHSFLQAKGIPMESVLAKSFNLNMFQKIRRDADAASVALARERGPCPDALERGVMARFSHKIAIAPTASISIICGGTSACTEPIPANIYTHKTLSGAISVRNPHLAKVLTAKGADILATWQSIIAHEGSVAHLDILSEHEKAIFRTAFEIDQRWIIELAADRAAFICQSQSINLYLPADVDKWDLHMLHWTAWKRGVKSLYYCRSKSISRAAFAGKTADGDKAAPLAPQRTDYEECLACQ; encoded by the coding sequence ATGTCGCAGTCCTACAACTTCGATCAGCATGGTCATCTCATTGAGCCGAGTATGCCGCCGCGGCCAGCGCATGCAAAGCCTACCGCGCCAGAGCTGTATCTTGTGCCGCCGCCATCGCCGGCTCCGCTGCCGTGGCCCCTTGCGCCATCGCCAAAGCCGTCCGACCTCACGCTCGATCGGTCGCGCGACGACCTGCTGGCATCGTTCGGCAAGCTGACGCTGACCGACCGTTATCTGCTCGCCGGCGAAAGCCTCCAGGACATGTTCGCACGGGTGTCTTGCGCCTTCGCGGACGATGTTGCGCATGCTCAACGTCTCTATGATGCGATGTCTCGGCTGTGGTTCATGCCGGCCACACCGGTGCTCTCTAACGGCGGCACCACGCGCGGCCTGCCGATCTCGTGCTTCGTTAACTCGGTGCCGGACTCGCTCGAAGGCATCGTCGGCACCTGGAACGAAAACGTCTTGCTTGCCTCCAACGGCGGCGGCATCGGCACCTACTGGGGCAATGTTCGCTCGATCGGCGAGAAGGTGAAGGGCGGCGTCACCTCAGGCATCATCCCGTTCATCCACGTCATGGACGGCCTGACGCTGGCGATCAGCCAGGGCTCGTTGCGGCGGGGCTCGGCGGCGGTCTATCTCGATATCCACCATCCCGAGATCGAGGAGTTCCTCGAGATCCGCAAGGCGTCCGGCGACTTCAACCGCAAGAGCCTCAACCTGCATCACGGCATCAACGTCACCGACGAGTTCATGGATGCGGTGGGCGCCGGCACCGCGTTCGCTCTGCGCAGCCCGAAGACGAACGAGGTCGTCCGCGAGATCGACGCCCGCCAGCTGTGGCAACGAATCCTTGAGAACCGGCTGCAGACCGGCGAGCCTTATCTCTTGTTCATCGACACCGTGAACCGCTCGCTCCCCAAGCACCAGCGCGAGCTCGGCCTCAAGGTCTCGACCTCCAACCTGTGCAGCGAGATTACGCTGCCGACCGGCATTGATCATCGCGATGAGGAGCGCACCGCGGTGTGCTGCCTGTCGTCGCTCAACCTCGAGGCCTGGGATCAATGGAATGAGGAGCCCGGCTTCATCGAGGACGTCATGCGCTTCCTCGATAACGTGCTCACCCATTTCATCAGGGTGGCGCCGGACGGCATGAAGCGTGCCCGCTACGCCGCCCTGCGCGAGCGCTCCGTCGGCCTCGGCGTGATGGGCTTCCACTCGTTTCTCCAGGCCAAGGGCATTCCGATGGAGAGTGTCCTGGCCAAGTCGTTCAATCTGAACATGTTCCAGAAAATCCGTCGCGATGCCGACGCGGCATCGGTGGCGCTCGCTCGCGAGCGCGGCCCGTGCCCGGATGCCCTGGAACGCGGCGTGATGGCGCGCTTCAGCCACAAGATCGCGATCGCGCCGACCGCCTCGATTAGCATCATCTGCGGCGGCACCAGCGCCTGCACCGAGCCGATCCCGGCCAACATCTACACCCACAAGACGTTGTCCGGCGCCATCTCGGTGCGCAATCCGCATCTCGCCAAGGTGCTGACCGCCAAGGGCGCCGACATCTTGGCGACCTGGCAGTCGATCATCGCGCACGAGGGGTCGGTCGCCCATCTCGACATCCTGTCGGAGCACGAGAAAGCGATCTTTCGCACCGCCTTCGAGATCGACCAGCGCTGGATCATCGAGCTTGCCGCCGATCGCGCCGCGTTCATCTGCCAGAGCCAGTCGATCAACCTCTATCTGCCGGCCGACGTCGATAAGTGGGACCTCCACATGCTGCACTGGACGGCATGGAAGCGCGGGGTGAAGAGCCTCTACTACTGCCGTTCAAAATCGATCTCGCGCGCGGCGTTCGCCGGCAAGACCGCCGACGGCGACAAGGCCGCGCCGCTGGCGCCGCAGCGCACCGACTATGAGGAGTGCCTCGCATGTCAGTGA